In Sphingopyxis macrogoltabida, the sequence GATCCGGCCCCCTTTGTTCCGACAGTGAGCGTCTGGACGTCGACCGCGCTGCCTTGGGTTGTGCTACCCGAAGGGCAATATGCGTTCGAAAAGAACGCCTGACGCGAACTGCCTCTTTCTGACGGCTCAGGCGGTGTAGCCGCCGTCGACGACGACCTCAGTACCCGTTACGAAGCTGCTTTCGTCCGAAAGCAGGAACAGGACCGCACCAACGCTCTCTTCCGGTTGCGCGACCCGCCCGAGCGGCGTCAACTGCGCCCCGCGGACGAGGGCCTCGCTGTTCGTCGTCTCGGTCAGCAGACGCGTTGCGAAAAAACCCGGGATCAGGACATTGACGCGAATGCCGCTGGGCGCGAGTTCCTTGGCCGCCGCCCGCGACATCCCGATCACTGCTGCTTTTGCGGCCGAATAGGCGACGAGATTCGCATGGGCTTTCGTGCCCGCAGGCGATGCGACATTGACGATCGAGCCGCCGCCCGATTCCAGCATCACGCGCGCGCCCTCGCGCATGCCCCAGAATACGCCATTCTGGTTGACCGCGATAATGTCGGCCCACTCCTCGTCGCTGATTTCGATCAGCGGGCGTGTGGCACCGACCCCTGCATTGTTCACAAGCCCGTCGATCCGGCCGAAACGCTCCACCGCGAAGTCGACTGCAACCTTCCATTCCTCGGGCCTGGTGACGTCGAGCGGCACAAAATGGGCTTTGCCGTCGAGCGATGCCGCGATCGCCGTTCCCGCGTCCCGGTCCCGGCCGCCGAAAACGACCTGCGCGCCCTCGTGTACCATTCCGCGAACCTGCGCTTCGCCCATCCCTCGGGTCCCGCCCGACAGAAGAATTATTTTCCCCGACAACCGGCCTTCCATCGAACCTTCTCCCGCAAGATCTGCGGCACCACAGCCCTCATGGGCCATCGGAGCCTATTATCTATAGGGTATAAATATATTTCCTCGGTTGCAATGGGCCGTTCGCCGCGAAGTTCCGGCAACAGGCTGTCAGGGATTGGCGAGTGCAAAGTCGATGGCGGCGCGCACCGCCGCGACCTGCGCCTCGATGCACTCCTCCGGCGATGTCCGCGGGCTGTCCGGATAGACTTCGGTGGTTGTCGTATATCGCGCTCCCGTGATCGCGCCGCAGAGACCAAGCTCCTGCAGCGGATATTCGATCACGCCATGGGCCACGACCGGTGAGCCGATGATTTCGCCATTGTCGTCGGGGGGAGCGATGTGGGTTACGCTCTCGACCGCGGCGATAATCGCCTGCTGGAATGCGGGCTGCCGATTCGCGCTGTCGTCGACGACATAAAAGCCGTCGGGGATCAGTTCCAGATCGTTGACCTTACCGTCGCGCGCCGCGCGCGCGGGCCCGAATTCGCTGGCGTCGGTGTCGGTCGTTTCATGAAGGTCGATATGCATCAGAAATGGCGACTGTACCGACGCGATCAACTCGATGAGCGCCGTCGCTTCGCGCGCCGGCCCGTCGGGACGAAAGTTGCGGTTCGGATCGACGGCGTCGTAATTCCATCGGTTGATACGCTCATAGGCCCACGGGCTGACGCAGGGAATCGCGAGAAGATTGACCTTGCCCGCATAGTCCGATGCGGCGGTTTCCATAAACGTCAGCGCGCCGAGGACGCCGCTCGTCTCGTAACCATGCACGCCTCCCGTCACGAGGGCGGTCGGAAGATGGGGCGCGAACGAGCGGTCGCGAAGCGCGAGCAGCGGGTATGTTTCCCCGGCATAATCAAGCTCGCCATAAACCACCCGATCATAGCGTCCGGCCAATGCGTCGATACGGGGCATGATATCGACATCGTAGCGGCGCTGGCGCGATTGCTGGTTCCGCCACGCTTCGATTTCGGCGGCGCCCCAAGGCTCGCCCGGCGTTCCTATCGGATAAATATTCGACTTGGTCATGATGCCTATCTTCTCGCTACTCGTCACTACCATTCAACCATATATATCGCCGTAAAATATTGAGATCACGCTAGAAAATATATTTCGCCCGAAATGACCGAGCGGCAGTCGGTCAAAAACTACGCTTATGAAAAACAAGGAGAAATTTCGCGGTTCGGCGAGACCTCGAATCCGAAGACTATCGATCGCTATGGTTGATCTGACATTGACTCCATTTTCGCGAATAAACGTCCAATAACAATTGACAATGGTGTCTGGCAAAGAGATATTTGACGAACGACCAATATGAGTTCGCTAAAGCTAGGCGGCTATCCGGTGGGGCCGGGTGCGAAGATTTCCATGTGAGCAGTCTGGCGGGCGATCATGGCCGGACTGATTGAAATGGTTGGACAGGGGCAGGCTCATGACGAAACTGGCACGGTCGTGCACGGCGGTTGCATTTGCGATGTTGGCAGCGGCCATAACTTATCCCGCGCAAGCGGCGGAGGAAGACGAGCGCGGGACGACCGTTCAGATCACACCCTATGTCTGGGCAACGGGGTTCGGCGGGACCCTCCGCCCCGGGCCGGGCGCGCCGACCGTCCATATCGACAAGAGCTTCGGCGAACTGATCGAGGATGTCGATGCGGCCTTCTTCGTCAGCGGGCTGATCAAGCATGATCGCCTGGTGATCGTCGCCGACCTCACGCATTCCTCCTCGTCACGCGAGGGACTGGTGCCGACCGGAAATCCGGCGCTTCCGGTCGTCCCGGCCGAAGGCAAGCTGAGCCAGACGTCGGCGACGGCGCTCGTCGGTTACCGGGCCGTCGAACAGGAAGGTGCCTCGCTCGACGTGCTCATCGGCGGGCGGGCCTGGTGGATCCGCCCGAAGGCGGCAGTTCCGGCGCTCAATCTTTCGGCGAGCGCAAAGGCGAGCTTCGTCGATCCGGTCTTTGCGACGCGCCTCAACATCAAGGCGTCGCCGAAACTCTCGTTCCTGCTGTACGGCGACATCGGCGGCTTCGGCGCGGCGTCGGACGTGACGGGGCAGGCGGCCGCGACGGCGAACCTGCGCGTCGCGAAAAATATCTGGCTCTCGGGCGGCTACCGTTATCTCTATGTCGATTACAAGAGCGGCAATGTCCGGACGAGCGCCGCGCTCGCCGGTCCGCTCCTGGGCGCGACGGTCGCATTCTGATCGGCCGGAAGGCAGGCGCGGAGCTTCGATAGGGACTTTCGAACTGGACAGGGGCGGGCGATGAACATGACGGCTTTGCGTTGGGGACTGGGTGTTGCGGCGGCGGTCCTCGTTTCTTCCTTCTCCGTCGGCGTACAGGCTCAGGATCCGGCGGCATCCGAAACGTTGTTCCGCAATGTCCGCGTGCTCGACGTGGTGAAGGGGCAGTTGGGTGCGCCGACCAATGTGTTGATCGAGGGCGGCCGTATCGCGAAGATCGGCGGTGACATCACTCCGCGCGGGCCTGCGAAAATCGTCGAAGGCGGCGGCCGCACGTTGATGCCGGGCATGATCGACGTGCATGTCCACTTGACCTTCGGCGCACTGACGATGCCGCAGATGCTGTCGCCCGACCTCACCCCCGAAAAGGCCGAGGATGCCGCCGGGCGCCAGGCGCATGATATGTTGCTGCGAGGGTTTACGGCAGTGCGCGACGCGGGCGGTCCGATTTTCGGTCTCAAGCGGCGGATCGACGCCGGCGATGTCGTCGGGCCGCGCGTCTGGCCGTCGGGGGCGGTGATTTCGCAGACCAGCGGGCATGGCGACTTCCGGCTGCCGAGCGAGCGGTCGCGGAAATTCGGCGGAACGGTTTCGCGATCCGAACTGTTCGGTGCCAATTTCATCGCCGACGGCACCAGCGAAGTGCTGACCGCGACGCGCGAGAATCTGCGTTTCGGTGCCAGCCAGATTAAGCTGATGGCGGGCGGCGGGACCTCGTCGGATTACGATCCGATCGACGTCACCCAATATACGTTCGAGGAGATGAAGGCTGCCGCCGACGCCGCGGCGGACTGGAACACCTATGTGATGGTCCACGCCTATACGCCGCGCGCGGTTCGCCGGGCGATCGACGCGGGCGTGAAATGCATCGAGCATGGCCAGCTTCTCGACGAGGCGACGCTCCGCGTGATGGCCGAGAAGGGCATCTGGCTTTCGACCCAGACGCTGGCCGACGACAATCCGAACATGGACCCCAACCGGCGGGAAAAGCGTCGCGAGATCCTCGCCAACAATGCGGCGCTTTGGCAGAATGCGAAGAAGCTCGGCGTGAAGCTTGCCTGGGGCACCGACTTTCTGTTCGAGCCCGAACTCAACGCCGAACAGAACGCCTATCTGATCCGATTGAAGTCGTGGTTCACCCCGGCCGAGATCGTCAAGCTGGTGACCTATGACAATGCGCAGCTTCTTGCGCTGTCCGGCCCCCGGACGCCCTATGCGGGGAAACTCGGCGTGGTCGAGGAAGGCGCGCTCGCCGATCTCATCCTTGTCGACGGCGATCCGCTCGCCAGAATCGACCTGCTCGGCGATCCGGCAAAGAATTTCGACGTGATCATGAAGGATGGCAAATTCTACAAAGGCGGCCAGTGAGCGGTCGGGCGCTTCGTGCGCGGATGCCGATGGCATGAGCGCATCGCCCATCGGAAAGGTCCCGGCCTGGACCGCGGCCCTACCGGTCCTCGCGCTTGTGCTGATTGCCGGCCTTGGCGCGCAGGTCGTGGGAGCATGGAATGCGGGCATCCTCGCGCTCGCGGCCCTGAGTTCGTAAGCGTTCGGCCCGCCGGGGCGGGCAAGGAGGAGTGAAGCCTGTGTCGACCCTGTCCATGATGCTCCGTTTCGCAGGCGTCTTTTCGGTAATCTGCGGCGTTCTTGCGATCCTCAACCCGCTGGCCGCAACGATGGCGGCGGTCACGCTCGCCGCCATTGCCCTGGTCCTGTCGGGCGGAATTCAGCTTGCCGGCGCCTTTTTCGAAACGGGATGGCGGACGCGCGCGCCATCGCTGCTGACGGCGGGCGCCGCGCTCGCGCTTGGCCTTTCGATCCTGTTTCATCCGGTCGCCGGCGCCCAGGCGCTCACCATCCTGATGGGCATATTGCTGCTGGTTTCTGGGCTCGGCAAACTGGTGTTGAGCTTCTCGCACCGCGAGGATTCGAGCTTCTGGCCGCTCCTCGTTTCGGGCGCTGTTTCGCTGCTGCTCGCGCTGCTCGTCTATCGTCACCTCCAGGGCGGGCGCTCCGCCATATTGGGCACGTTCCTGGGCGTCGAACTGATGCTCAACGGATTGGCGTTGCTGGCGGTCGCGGCGCTTGGCCGCCGGGTTCTCGCGGAGGTGCGGGGCTGATGCGGCGGATCGCCGCCTGCGCGGCGATCTTGCTCGGCGGCTGCGCCTCCTGGCCGCACGACAGATACGCCGCCTGTCCGGGCGCGCCCGAAATGCCCGTCGTTACGCGTCTGGCCGA encodes:
- a CDS encoding SDR family NAD(P)-dependent oxidoreductase, producing MAHEGCGAADLAGEGSMEGRLSGKIILLSGGTRGMGEAQVRGMVHEGAQVVFGGRDRDAGTAIAASLDGKAHFVPLDVTRPEEWKVAVDFAVERFGRIDGLVNNAGVGATRPLIEISDEEWADIIAVNQNGVFWGMREGARVMLESGGGSIVNVASPAGTKAHANLVAYSAAKAAVIGMSRAAAKELAPSGIRVNVLIPGFFATRLLTETTNSEALVRGAQLTPLGRVAQPEESVGAVLFLLSDESSFVTGTEVVVDGGYTA
- a CDS encoding M14 family metallopeptidase, with protein sequence MTKSNIYPIGTPGEPWGAAEIEAWRNQQSRQRRYDVDIMPRIDALAGRYDRVVYGELDYAGETYPLLALRDRSFAPHLPTALVTGGVHGYETSGVLGALTFMETAASDYAGKVNLLAIPCVSPWAYERINRWNYDAVDPNRNFRPDGPAREATALIELIASVQSPFLMHIDLHETTDTDASEFGPARAARDGKVNDLELIPDGFYVVDDSANRQPAFQQAIIAAVESVTHIAPPDDNGEIIGSPVVAHGVIEYPLQELGLCGAITGARYTTTTEVYPDSPRTSPEECIEAQVAAVRAAIDFALANP
- a CDS encoding metal-dependent hydrolase family protein, with the protein product MNMTALRWGLGVAAAVLVSSFSVGVQAQDPAASETLFRNVRVLDVVKGQLGAPTNVLIEGGRIAKIGGDITPRGPAKIVEGGGRTLMPGMIDVHVHLTFGALTMPQMLSPDLTPEKAEDAAGRQAHDMLLRGFTAVRDAGGPIFGLKRRIDAGDVVGPRVWPSGAVISQTSGHGDFRLPSERSRKFGGTVSRSELFGANFIADGTSEVLTATRENLRFGASQIKLMAGGGTSSDYDPIDVTQYTFEEMKAAADAAADWNTYVMVHAYTPRAVRRAIDAGVKCIEHGQLLDEATLRVMAEKGIWLSTQTLADDNPNMDPNRREKRREILANNAALWQNAKKLGVKLAWGTDFLFEPELNAEQNAYLIRLKSWFTPAEIVKLVTYDNAQLLALSGPRTPYAGKLGVVEEGALADLILVDGDPLARIDLLGDPAKNFDVIMKDGKFYKGGQ
- a CDS encoding HdeD family acid-resistance protein, which produces MSTLSMMLRFAGVFSVICGVLAILNPLAATMAAVTLAAIALVLSGGIQLAGAFFETGWRTRAPSLLTAGAALALGLSILFHPVAGAQALTILMGILLLVSGLGKLVLSFSHREDSSFWPLLVSGAVSLLLALLVYRHLQGGRSAILGTFLGVELMLNGLALLAVAALGRRVLAEVRG